A genomic stretch from Colwellia sp. Arc7-635 includes:
- the fliJ gene encoding flagellar export protein FliJ — translation MKQLNTLYKFELDKEQKASQALKAAELEYQQHQERLKNVSDYRLEYMKRLNQRSIEGIDSATFSHFHAFIAKLDNAAQQVRMAEHQAKALVETRKKQWLEQRRKIQAVELLRDKKLAALQLVANKQEQKMFDEIATQQFVRRRR, via the coding sequence ATGAAACAGTTAAACACGCTATACAAATTCGAGCTTGATAAAGAGCAGAAAGCCTCGCAAGCATTAAAAGCGGCAGAGCTAGAGTATCAGCAGCATCAAGAGCGTTTAAAAAATGTTAGTGATTATCGTTTAGAATATATGAAACGACTCAATCAACGTTCGATTGAAGGTATTGATAGCGCAACGTTTAGCCACTTTCATGCTTTTATCGCCAAACTAGATAATGCTGCACAGCAAGTTAGAATGGCTGAGCATCAGGCAAAAGCATTGGTTGAAACACGAAAAAAACAATGGCTTGAGCAAAGGCGAAAAATACAAGCGGTAGAACTATTACGTGATAAAAAACTTGCTGCACTGCAGTTAGTCGCCAATAAGCAAGAGCAAAAAATGTTTGATGAAATAGCTACTCAACAATTTGTTCGACGCCGTCGGTAA
- the fliI gene encoding flagellar protein export ATPase FliI translates to MVDINRITERLKNCEQLIHSPSVSVAGRLVRVVGLTLEAVGVKAPVGSQCLVETSQGDLIAEIVGFSQDITFLMPEQSLQGVLPGARVVPLSTKARLPLSMDLLGRVIDGVGKPLDGKGPIKASDSYQYDSKPINPLSRRAITEPLDVGVRSINSFLTVGVGQRMGLFAGSGVGKSVLLGMMTRGTNADVIVVGLIGERGREVKEFIEEILGEEGRARSVVVAAPADNSALMRLKGCETAVQISEYFRDQGLKVLLLVDSLTRYAQAQREIALAVGEPPATKGYPPSVFSKLPQLVERAGNGGDGQGSISAFFTVLTEGDDLQDPIADAARAILDGHIVLSRKLADAGHYPAVDIEGSISRVMPMVTSEEHQQLARQLRQVYALYQENKDLISIGAYSRGTDPRIDQAIDLQPVIQFFLQQRMLEVIPYDQSLAQLQEVLAAAQAHAQKGQAAQ, encoded by the coding sequence ATGGTTGATATAAATCGTATAACGGAACGTTTAAAAAATTGTGAGCAACTTATTCATTCGCCTAGCGTATCGGTTGCAGGGCGTTTAGTACGTGTAGTTGGCTTAACATTAGAGGCTGTAGGTGTTAAAGCACCTGTAGGCAGTCAATGTTTAGTAGAAACCTCACAGGGTGATCTTATCGCGGAAATTGTTGGTTTCTCACAAGATATAACTTTTTTGATGCCAGAACAAAGTTTACAAGGGGTATTACCCGGCGCACGCGTTGTACCGCTATCAACTAAAGCACGTTTGCCATTATCTATGGATTTACTCGGTAGAGTTATTGATGGTGTTGGTAAACCGCTTGATGGTAAAGGGCCGATAAAAGCCTCTGATAGTTATCAATATGACAGTAAACCCATAAACCCATTGTCAAGACGTGCCATTACTGAACCTTTGGATGTTGGTGTTCGCTCCATTAATAGCTTTCTTACCGTTGGCGTTGGTCAACGAATGGGCTTGTTTGCGGGGTCAGGTGTTGGTAAAAGTGTCTTGCTAGGTATGATGACACGAGGCACAAACGCTGATGTTATTGTGGTGGGGTTGATCGGTGAACGTGGGCGAGAAGTAAAAGAGTTTATTGAAGAAATATTGGGTGAAGAAGGGCGTGCTCGCTCTGTTGTTGTCGCAGCACCTGCCGATAATTCTGCACTCATGCGACTAAAGGGTTGTGAAACCGCAGTACAAATTAGTGAATATTTTCGTGACCAAGGATTAAAGGTGCTCTTACTGGTAGATTCATTGACTCGTTATGCACAAGCACAACGTGAAATTGCCCTTGCGGTGGGAGAGCCTCCAGCAACAAAAGGTTATCCGCCATCGGTTTTCTCGAAATTACCTCAACTTGTTGAACGAGCAGGTAATGGTGGTGACGGACAAGGCTCAATTAGTGCTTTTTTTACCGTATTAACCGAAGGAGATGATTTACAAGACCCCATTGCTGATGCGGCCCGTGCTATTTTAGATGGACATATCGTCTTATCGAGAAAGTTAGCTGACGCTGGCCATTATCCTGCGGTGGATATCGAAGGTTCGATTAGTCGTGTTATGCCAATGGTTACCAGTGAAGAGCACCAACAATTAGCGCGACAGTTACGACAAGTCTATGCGCTATACCAAGAAAATAAAGATTTAATTTCAATCGGTGCTTACAGCCGAGGAACGGATCCAAGAATAGATCAAGCCATTGATTTACAGCCCGTCATTCAGTTTTTTTTACAACAAAGAATGCTAGAAGTTATTCCTTACGACCAGAGCTTAGCGCAATTACAGGAAGTGCTAGCGGCAGCGCAGGCTCATGCACAAAAAGGTCAAGCGGCGCAATAA
- the fliH gene encoding flagellar assembly protein FliH — protein sequence MKPLSPKSSHAITEEEMAHVDTWSAPHVESNAVKDDNQTNAFGKQRNWRYEPPEETEIIEPVPLTAEEIDEIRQAAFEEGFNQGKEEGFSKGFDEGKVGGHEEGLTSGHEEGLAQGLAEGKESIEQQIAAMQSLLDQLHQPLANVEKNVEAQLLQLVVQLTQAVTKHEAKTNPDILLSAIAEGIKALPGQEPQTQILLNPQDIKLVEQQFGAEHIQAQGWRLLAAPQLSPGGCQIENSTSNIDLSVKSRLNEVLESFLQEALHQ from the coding sequence ATGAAGCCACTTTCTCCAAAAAGCAGTCATGCGATCACTGAAGAAGAAATGGCGCATGTTGATACTTGGTCAGCACCTCATGTTGAGTCGAACGCCGTTAAAGATGATAATCAAACGAATGCTTTTGGTAAGCAACGCAATTGGCGTTATGAACCACCAGAAGAAACCGAAATTATTGAACCCGTACCATTAACCGCCGAAGAAATAGATGAAATTCGTCAAGCAGCGTTTGAAGAAGGCTTTAATCAAGGTAAAGAAGAGGGTTTTTCAAAAGGTTTCGATGAAGGTAAAGTTGGTGGTCATGAAGAAGGCCTAACGTCTGGCCATGAAGAAGGTCTAGCACAAGGCTTAGCAGAGGGTAAAGAGAGCATTGAACAACAAATTGCCGCGATGCAGTCATTACTCGATCAGCTGCATCAGCCATTAGCGAATGTTGAGAAAAATGTGGAAGCGCAGTTATTGCAATTAGTCGTACAATTAACGCAAGCGGTAACTAAGCATGAAGCGAAAACTAACCCTGATATTTTACTTTCAGCTATTGCTGAAGGTATCAAAGCTTTACCTGGACAAGAGCCCCAAACGCAAATTTTATTGAATCCACAAGACATTAAATTGGTTGAGCAACAATTTGGTGCTGAACATATTCAAGCACAAGGTTGGCGTTTACTTGCGGCTCCGCAATTAAGTCCAGGTGGTTGCCAAATTGAAAATAGCACCTCTAATATCGATCTCAGTGTTAAATCACGATTAAACGAAGTTTTAGAGTCGTTTCTACAGGAAGCTTTGCACCAGTAA
- the fliG gene encoding flagellar motor switch protein FliG: protein MSDEKQELAETQASSGFDVNKLDGGEKAAILLLSLSEEDAAQILKHLEPKQVQKVGMIMAGMEDFTQQKITAVHKLFINEIQNFSTIGFQSEEFVRKALTAALGEDKAGNLIDQIVMGGGAKGLDSLKWMDSKQVANIIRNEHPQIQTIVLSYLEPEQSAEIMTQFADKVRLDLMMRIANLEEVQPAALQELNEIMEKQFAGQAGAQAAKMGGLKAAADIMNYLDTNVEGMLMDSIREHDEEMSQQIQDLMFVFENLADVDDRGIQAILREVQQDALMKAIKGTDEALREKIMANMSKRAAEMLADDLEAMGPVRISEVEAAQKEILSVARRLSDAGEIMLGGAGGGDEFL, encoded by the coding sequence ATGAGTGATGAAAAGCAAGAATTAGCAGAAACACAAGCCTCTTCTGGGTTTGACGTCAATAAACTTGATGGTGGCGAAAAAGCAGCTATTTTATTATTGAGTTTATCAGAAGAAGATGCCGCGCAAATACTGAAACACTTAGAGCCTAAGCAAGTGCAAAAAGTGGGTATGATCATGGCCGGTATGGAAGATTTTACTCAACAAAAAATCACTGCGGTACATAAATTATTTATTAACGAAATTCAAAACTTCTCCACTATCGGTTTCCAAAGCGAAGAATTTGTTCGTAAAGCTTTAACCGCAGCATTGGGTGAAGATAAAGCCGGCAACCTCATTGATCAAATTGTGATGGGAGGTGGTGCTAAAGGTCTAGATTCCTTAAAATGGATGGACTCAAAACAAGTGGCGAATATCATTCGTAATGAGCATCCTCAGATCCAAACTATTGTTTTATCCTATCTTGAGCCTGAACAATCAGCAGAAATAATGACCCAGTTCGCCGATAAAGTGCGTTTAGACCTTATGATGCGTATTGCTAATTTAGAAGAAGTTCAACCAGCAGCACTGCAAGAACTAAATGAAATTATGGAGAAACAGTTCGCTGGTCAAGCAGGTGCGCAAGCAGCGAAAATGGGCGGCTTAAAAGCGGCAGCAGACATAATGAACTATCTAGATACTAATGTTGAAGGTATGCTGATGGACTCTATCCGTGAACATGACGAAGAAATGAGTCAACAAATTCAAGACTTAATGTTTGTGTTTGAAAACCTTGCTGATGTTGATGACCGAGGTATTCAAGCCATCTTGAGAGAAGTACAACAAGACGCCTTGATGAAAGCGATTAAAGGTACCGATGAAGCCTTAAGAGAAAAAATCATGGCCAATATGTCTAAACGTGCAGCCGAGATGTTAGCAGATGATCTTGAAGCTATGGGACCTGTACGTATTAGTGAAGTGGAAGCAGCACAAAAAGAAATTTTATCAGTCGCTCGTCGATTATCTGACGCCGGTGAAATTATGCTTGGCGGCGCTGGCGGTGGCGATGAGTTCTTATAA
- the fliF gene encoding flagellar basal-body MS-ring/collar protein FliF yields the protein MADSADNTNLMLADGNNGMVANDGDDGVSGEQKSGLAGAMGNVDFLRQITIVMALAICLAIAIFVIMWANQAEYRFLTKLPTEQLIKTMDFLDANKVEYRQENNTISVESDEYQNVKLMLAREGLSEGPSQGSEILMQDMGFGVSQRLESERLKHSREQQLARTIEELQTIARARVLLAIPRDNVFAKREKNPSGTVVLTLRRGRLLSEEEVDSVVDIVASAVQGMDPNRVTVTDQNGRLLNSGSQDSVSSRSRKEFEIEQKREKEYMDKIDSILIPVVGLGNYTAQVDVAMDFTNSEETQRRYNSDLPALRSEMKVEDNTIGGLLGGIPGALTNQPPLDSNIPEDATGNAQQRTMPGRKHSESTRNYELDEAISYTKQQTGVIHRISVSVALDYLAIANAEGEPTLTPRSVQEMANIRRLLQGSIGFNLQRGDSLEVVTLPFSRADVLEVVKLPIWQEPWFLKVLKLVMGAIVIIVLILAVVRPMLKRLIYPDQTPNDYGDKSLDSHIDLGDETMDMLTSDFDAGAVGFAPDGSLQLPDLHRDEDVLKAVRALVANEPELSSQVVKSWLNEDE from the coding sequence GTGGCAGATTCAGCAGACAACACAAATTTAATGTTAGCAGATGGCAATAATGGCATGGTTGCTAATGATGGCGATGATGGTGTCTCTGGTGAGCAAAAATCAGGCTTAGCTGGTGCTATGGGTAATGTTGACTTCCTACGCCAAATTACGATTGTGATGGCGTTGGCTATTTGTTTAGCGATTGCCATTTTTGTCATCATGTGGGCCAATCAAGCGGAATATCGTTTCTTAACTAAGTTGCCGACTGAGCAGTTAATTAAAACTATGGACTTTCTCGATGCCAATAAAGTCGAGTATCGCCAAGAAAATAACACTATTTCTGTAGAAAGCGACGAGTATCAAAATGTTAAATTAATGCTAGCGCGAGAAGGTCTAAGTGAAGGGCCGTCTCAAGGTAGTGAAATCTTAATGCAAGACATGGGCTTTGGTGTTAGTCAGCGATTAGAGTCTGAGCGTTTAAAACATTCACGAGAACAACAACTTGCTCGTACTATTGAAGAGCTACAAACGATTGCTCGTGCTCGTGTTCTACTAGCAATACCGCGTGATAATGTCTTTGCAAAACGTGAAAAAAATCCATCTGGTACTGTAGTACTGACTTTACGTCGAGGTCGCTTGCTATCAGAAGAAGAAGTTGACTCTGTAGTCGATATCGTCGCATCTGCAGTGCAAGGTATGGATCCTAATCGTGTCACCGTAACCGATCAAAATGGTCGTTTACTTAACTCAGGTTCACAAGATTCGGTATCATCACGTTCACGTAAAGAGTTCGAAATTGAGCAAAAACGTGAAAAAGAATATATGGATAAAATCGATTCGATTTTAATTCCCGTTGTTGGGCTAGGAAATTACACTGCACAAGTTGATGTCGCGATGGATTTTACCAATAGCGAAGAAACTCAACGCCGTTATAATTCAGATTTACCTGCTTTGCGCAGTGAAATGAAAGTTGAAGACAATACCATTGGCGGGCTTTTAGGTGGTATTCCTGGCGCTTTAACTAATCAACCGCCACTTGACAGCAATATCCCTGAAGATGCTACTGGAAATGCTCAACAAAGAACTATGCCGGGTCGTAAGCATAGTGAATCGACAAGAAATTACGAGCTTGATGAAGCGATTAGCTACACCAAACAACAAACAGGTGTTATTCATCGTATTAGTGTCTCAGTAGCTTTAGATTATTTAGCCATAGCAAATGCCGAAGGTGAACCAACACTGACACCACGTTCAGTGCAAGAAATGGCTAATATTCGTCGGTTATTGCAAGGTAGTATCGGTTTTAATTTACAGCGTGGTGATTCACTTGAAGTGGTGACTTTGCCATTTTCACGTGCGGATGTCTTGGAAGTAGTAAAACTGCCTATATGGCAAGAACCTTGGTTCCTGAAAGTGTTAAAACTTGTGATGGGCGCTATTGTTATTATTGTACTGATTTTGGCTGTGGTTCGTCCTATGCTGAAACGTTTGATATACCCTGATCAAACACCAAATGATTACGGCGATAAGTCTCTTGATAGTCATATTGACTTGGGCGATGAGACTATGGATATGCTAACATCCGATTTCGATGCTGGCGCTGTTGGCTTTGCCCCTGACGGTAGTCTACAATTACCTGATTTACATCGTGATGAAGATGTTTTAAAAGCGGTACGTGCCTTAGTGGCTAACGAGCCAGAATTATCATCGCAAGTAGTTAAAAGTTGGTTGAACGAAGATGAGTGA
- the fliE gene encoding flagellar hook-basal body complex protein FliE: MDIKTNSLYAQMQSMSMEAMGNRLPIGDESGMGTPPVSKAGSDFGSLLKDAVNNVNELQQDAGAKRTAFELGDRSVTLADTMIAASKAGVAFDATVQVRNKFVEAYKEIMSMPV, encoded by the coding sequence ATGGATATTAAAACCAATTCTCTATATGCCCAAATGCAAAGTATGTCGATGGAAGCTATGGGTAATCGATTACCAATAGGTGACGAAAGCGGCATGGGCACACCACCTGTTAGCAAAGCAGGTAGTGATTTTGGTAGCTTGCTAAAAGATGCTGTCAATAACGTTAATGAGCTACAACAAGATGCTGGTGCAAAGCGTACGGCTTTTGAGTTAGGTGATCGTAGCGTTACGCTTGCTGATACTATGATTGCGGCTTCAAAAGCAGGTGTTGCCTTCGATGCAACCGTGCAGGTCCGTAATAAGTTTGTTGAAGCGTATAAAGAAATTATGAGTATGCCAGTATAG